A part of Micromonospora chersina genomic DNA contains:
- a CDS encoding D-alanyl-D-alanine carboxypeptidase family protein, translated as MRTWGPSAVLAAALLVPASMLSTPATAGTRAPVRRLPAGAPPCPNVPAPATRPPQPPPAADPAARAVGGAALATAGLALPPAAPAPPAVTATSWVVADLDTGAVLGGCGPHEYGVPASVQKLLLAATMLPRLDPGREVTVTAEDLAIEPGSSAVGLVAGGRYRIETIWLGLLLKSGNEAANALARLGGGPDGTAGGIRAMNTEARRLGALQTHAVTPSGLDGPDQFTSAYDLALIARACFADPAFRRYAATRTAQVPAQPALRAKAFGISNDNMLLDHYPGAIGGKTGFTDLARHTYVGAAERGGRRLVVTVLGAEATTQRGWQQGAALLDWGFGLPRDAAVGRLVRPGELDRAAASPTGAASALAGGAGLGGAGAATTGSWPGTGPSVAVGAVLVAGGAVLLARRRRHAALAALPPGATSRGAPEDG; from the coding sequence ATGAGGACCTGGGGACCGTCCGCGGTGCTGGCCGCCGCCCTGCTCGTACCGGCGTCGATGCTGTCCACGCCCGCGACGGCGGGCACCCGGGCGCCCGTCCGACGGCTGCCGGCGGGGGCGCCGCCCTGCCCGAACGTGCCCGCCCCGGCGACCCGGCCGCCGCAGCCGCCACCGGCGGCCGACCCCGCAGCGCGGGCGGTCGGCGGCGCCGCCCTGGCCACCGCCGGCCTGGCCCTGCCGCCGGCCGCGCCCGCGCCGCCGGCCGTGACCGCGACCTCCTGGGTGGTCGCCGACCTGGACACCGGCGCGGTGCTCGGCGGCTGCGGCCCGCACGAGTACGGCGTGCCGGCGAGTGTGCAGAAGCTGCTGCTGGCGGCCACCATGCTGCCGAGGCTGGACCCGGGCCGCGAGGTGACCGTGACGGCCGAGGACCTGGCCATCGAGCCGGGCAGCTCGGCGGTCGGGCTGGTCGCGGGCGGCCGGTACCGGATCGAGACGATCTGGCTGGGCCTGCTGCTGAAGTCCGGCAACGAGGCCGCCAACGCCCTGGCCCGGCTGGGCGGCGGGCCGGACGGGACGGCCGGCGGCATCCGCGCGATGAACACCGAGGCCCGCCGGCTCGGCGCGTTGCAGACCCACGCGGTCACGCCGTCCGGGCTGGACGGCCCGGACCAGTTCACCAGCGCGTACGACCTGGCGTTGATCGCCCGGGCCTGCTTCGCCGACCCGGCGTTCCGCCGGTACGCCGCCACCCGGACCGCGCAGGTGCCCGCCCAGCCGGCGCTGCGCGCGAAGGCGTTCGGCATCTCCAACGACAACATGCTGCTCGACCACTACCCGGGGGCGATCGGCGGCAAGACCGGCTTCACCGATCTGGCCCGGCACACCTACGTGGGCGCGGCCGAGCGGGGCGGCCGCCGGCTGGTGGTGACAGTGCTCGGCGCGGAGGCCACCACGCAGCGCGGCTGGCAGCAGGGGGCCGCGCTGCTGGACTGGGGCTTCGGCCTGCCCCGGGACGCGGCGGTCGGCCGGCTGGTCCGCCCCGGCGAACTGGACCGGGCCGCCGCGTCGCCGACCGGCGCGGCGTCGGCCCTCGCCGGCGGCGCGGGGCTGGGCGGCGCCGGCGCCGCGACCACCGGCTCCTGGCCGGGCACCGGCCCCTCCGTGGCGGTCGGGGCGGTGCTGGTGGCCGGGGGAGCCGTGCTGCTGGCCCGGCGCCGCCGGCACGCCGCCCTCGCCGCGCTGCCACCCGGGGCGACCTCACGTGGGGCGCCCGAGGACGGCTGA
- a CDS encoding LacI family DNA-binding transcriptional regulator — translation MNADDEPRVTITAIAREAGVSVPTVSRVLNGRSDVAPDTRERVEELLRHHGYRRRGSRTVRQANLLDLVFNDLDSPWAVEIIRGVEDVGHAAGVGTVVSAIHSESTSTRQWLQNLRDRASDGVIVVTSHLTPPVHAQLRRLNVPVVVVDPAAGVPGTDVPAIGATNWAGGLSATEHLLGLGHRRIGFVAGPTHLLCSRARLDGYRAALATAGVPLDDRLVQPGDFYHASGFAAGAALLDLDDPPTAIFAASDQMAFGVYEAVRRRGLRVADDISIVGFDDLPEARWASPPLTTVRQPLVEMGRLAARTVLRLAQGEDIESPRVELATELVVRDSTAPPAAG, via the coding sequence GTGAACGCGGACGACGAGCCCAGGGTGACCATCACCGCGATCGCGCGGGAGGCCGGGGTCTCCGTGCCCACCGTGTCCCGGGTGCTCAACGGCCGCTCGGACGTCGCCCCGGACACCCGGGAACGGGTCGAGGAACTGCTGCGCCACCACGGCTACCGGCGCCGGGGCAGCCGCACGGTGCGCCAGGCGAACCTGCTCGACCTGGTCTTCAACGACCTGGACAGCCCGTGGGCCGTGGAGATCATCCGGGGCGTCGAGGACGTCGGCCACGCGGCCGGGGTGGGCACCGTGGTCTCGGCGATCCACAGCGAGTCGACCTCGACCCGGCAGTGGTTGCAGAACCTGCGGGACCGCGCCTCGGACGGGGTCATCGTGGTGACCTCGCACCTGACCCCGCCCGTGCACGCCCAGCTGCGCCGGCTCAACGTGCCCGTGGTGGTGGTCGACCCGGCCGCCGGGGTGCCGGGCACGGACGTGCCGGCGATCGGGGCGACCAACTGGGCCGGCGGACTGTCCGCCACCGAGCACCTGCTGGGGCTGGGCCACCGGCGGATCGGTTTCGTGGCCGGCCCCACGCACCTGCTGTGCAGCCGGGCCCGGCTGGACGGCTACCGGGCCGCGCTCGCGACGGCCGGGGTGCCGCTGGACGACCGGCTCGTGCAGCCCGGCGACTTCTACCACGCCTCCGGCTTCGCTGCCGGCGCCGCGCTGCTGGACCTCGACGACCCGCCGACGGCCATCTTCGCCGCCAGCGACCAGATGGCCTTCGGCGTCTACGAGGCCGTCCGCCGCCGCGGGCTCCGGGTCGCCGACGACATCAGCATCGTCGGCTTCGACGACCTCCCCGAAGCCCGCTGGGCCTCCCCGCCGCTGACCACCGTCCGCCAACCGCTTGTGGAGATGGGACGGCTCGCCGCCCGCACGGTGCTGCGCCTGGCCCAGGGCGAGGACATCGAGTCGCCCCGGGTCGAACTGGCCACCGAACTCGTGGTCCGGGACAGCACGGCGCCCCCGGCCGCCGGGTAG
- a CDS encoding M15 family metallopeptidase gives MRTGTRGAAALAVLATVLATACQRPAPRPAPSTPPPPSAGPSGPRAPADFVDLAAVDRSVRTDIRYATAHNFVGRPITGYPEPLCLLTRRAAEALHRVQAAALAQGRSLKVYDCYRPQRAVDEFVAWAKLPGEQGMKAEFYPDEPKGRLFADGYIGAPTAHSRGSTLDLTLVPAPTPDQPAYTPGQPLVACTAPAGRRFPDNSVDMGTGFDCFDPRAHTADPRVTGAARDNRELLKRLMTAQGFENYPREWWHYRYVDEPYPDTYFDFPVARSSLR, from the coding sequence GTGAGGACCGGGACACGCGGGGCCGCCGCCCTCGCCGTGCTGGCCACGGTGCTCGCCACCGCGTGCCAGCGGCCCGCGCCGCGACCGGCCCCGTCCACCCCGCCCCCGCCGTCGGCCGGCCCGAGCGGCCCCCGCGCCCCGGCCGACTTCGTGGACCTGGCCGCCGTCGACAGGAGCGTCCGCACCGACATCCGGTACGCCACCGCGCACAACTTCGTCGGCCGGCCGATCACCGGCTACCCCGAGCCGCTCTGCCTGCTCACCCGGCGGGCGGCGGAGGCGCTGCACCGGGTGCAGGCCGCCGCCCTGGCCCAGGGGCGCAGCCTCAAGGTGTACGACTGCTACCGCCCGCAGCGGGCGGTGGACGAGTTCGTCGCCTGGGCGAAACTCCCGGGCGAGCAGGGGATGAAGGCGGAGTTCTACCCGGACGAGCCGAAGGGCCGGCTCTTCGCCGACGGCTACATCGGCGCGCCCACCGCGCACAGCCGGGGGAGCACCCTCGACCTGACCCTGGTCCCGGCGCCGACCCCCGACCAGCCGGCGTACACGCCGGGCCAGCCACTGGTCGCCTGCACGGCGCCCGCCGGCCGGCGGTTCCCGGACAACTCCGTCGACATGGGCACCGGCTTCGACTGCTTCGACCCCCGCGCGCACACGGCCGACCCCCGCGTCACCGGCGCGGCCCGGGACAACCGGGAGCTGCTGAAGCGGCTGATGACCGCGCAGGGCTTCGAGAACTATCCGCGCGAGTGGTGGCACTACCGGTACGTCGACGAGCCGTACCCGGACACGTACTTCGACTTCCCGGTGGCCCGGTCGTCGCTGCGGTGA
- a CDS encoding M36 family metallopeptidase — MMHPHVRRSALVASAVTAALVAGGTTVQAAADTYDHTATATVFAPNPVQQLGDQSLTDQKDADYPALAGAYRSVPLTNLDGSGTLTGKYVVVKSKTGTPARVVDGAYPAWHRDADQFEQVMGYHWVNTAQAYLQSLGFGSTLRPVNQRQIELRIDQYGGDNSFFREDKANITLGKGGVDDGEDAEVIVHEYGHSVQDGQVPGFGTTLESGAIGEAFGDYLAVVVTSWATGVPTKTPESCVADWDSVSYTRTAPHCLRRLDGTKVYPADLVGEVHADGEIWSRALWDIRTALGDRRASTLIVEAQFAFTTDVTFRDAALATVAAAQRLYGTQAATATRAAFVARGIL, encoded by the coding sequence ATGATGCACCCCCACGTCCGACGTTCCGCGCTGGTCGCCTCGGCGGTCACCGCGGCGCTGGTGGCCGGCGGCACGACCGTCCAGGCCGCCGCCGACACCTATGACCACACCGCCACCGCGACGGTCTTCGCGCCCAATCCCGTCCAGCAGCTCGGCGACCAGTCGCTGACCGACCAGAAGGACGCCGACTACCCGGCGCTGGCCGGGGCGTACCGGTCGGTGCCGCTGACCAACCTGGACGGCTCCGGGACCCTCACCGGGAAGTACGTGGTGGTCAAGAGCAAGACCGGCACCCCGGCCCGTGTGGTCGACGGCGCGTACCCGGCCTGGCACCGGGACGCCGACCAGTTCGAGCAGGTGATGGGCTACCACTGGGTGAACACCGCCCAGGCGTACCTCCAGTCGCTCGGCTTCGGCAGCACGCTGCGGCCGGTCAACCAGCGGCAGATCGAGCTGCGCATCGACCAGTACGGCGGCGACAACTCGTTCTTCCGCGAGGACAAGGCGAACATCACCCTCGGCAAGGGCGGCGTGGACGACGGCGAGGACGCCGAGGTGATCGTCCACGAGTACGGCCACTCGGTGCAGGACGGCCAGGTGCCCGGCTTCGGCACCACGCTGGAGTCCGGCGCCATCGGCGAGGCGTTCGGCGACTACCTGGCGGTCGTCGTGACCAGCTGGGCCACCGGCGTGCCGACGAAGACCCCGGAGTCCTGCGTGGCCGACTGGGACTCGGTCTCCTACACCCGCACCGCCCCGCACTGCCTGCGCCGCCTCGACGGCACCAAGGTCTACCCCGCCGACCTGGTGGGCGAGGTGCACGCCGACGGCGAGATCTGGTCCCGCGCGCTGTGGGACATCCGCACCGCGCTCGGCGACCGCCGGGCCAGCACGCTGATCGTGGAGGCGCAGTTCGCCTTCACCACGGACGTCACCTTCCGGGACGCGGCGCTGGCCACCGTGGCCGCGGCGCAGCGCCTCTACGGCACCCAGGCCGCGACCGCGACCCGGGCCGCCTTCGTCGCCCGCGGCATCCTCTGA
- a CDS encoding DinB family protein, with the protein METERIGPPLLAGERETLRAFLDFHRATLALKCEGLTDEELRRQSSPPSTLSLLGLVRHLAEVERTWFRRVINAEDVPLIWSATGDFQEAYDASASSRSEAFEAWQREVEHARRIEREAESLDVTGHQARWGEDVSLRLVMLHMMHEYARHNGHADFLREAIDGTVGV; encoded by the coding sequence GTGGAGACCGAACGGATCGGCCCGCCGCTGCTGGCCGGGGAGCGGGAGACGTTGCGCGCGTTCCTCGACTTCCACCGCGCCACCCTGGCCCTGAAGTGCGAGGGGCTGACCGACGAGGAGCTGCGGCGGCAGTCGTCGCCGCCGTCCACACTGTCCCTGCTCGGCCTCGTGCGGCACCTGGCCGAGGTCGAGCGCACCTGGTTCCGCCGGGTGATCAACGCCGAGGACGTCCCGCTGATCTGGTCGGCGACCGGGGACTTCCAGGAGGCGTACGACGCGAGCGCGTCGAGCCGGTCGGAGGCGTTCGAGGCGTGGCAGCGGGAGGTCGAGCACGCCCGCCGCATCGAGCGCGAGGCCGAGTCGCTCGACGTCACCGGCCACCAGGCCCGCTGGGGCGAGGACGTCTCCCTGCGCCTGGTGATGCTGCACATGATGCACGAGTACGCGCGGCACAACGGCCACGCCGACTTCCTCCGCGAGGCCATCGACGGGACCGTCGGCGTGTGA
- a CDS encoding zinc-dependent alcohol dehydrogenase family protein produces MKALVYGGPGEKSWSEIPDPTIVDPRDAIIRVDAVTICGTDLHILGGDVPEVQPGRVLGHEAVGTVVAVGDGVASLKVGDRVLASCISACGVCRYCREGAYGQCLGGGGWILGHTVDGVQAEYARIPFADLSTYRLPEQVPDEAAVLLADILPTSYEVGVLNGRVRPGDTVVVVGAGPIGLAAIQTARLYSPAHIVAVDKAQSRLDAAKRFGADLTVLADDDPLEVVRSVTDGLGADVAVEAVGVPATFELCTTLVRPGGRVANIGVHGKPATLHLERLWIRDITITTGLVDTRTTPTLLNMLVAGQLDTAHMVTHRYRLDEIVEAYDVFARPAETGALKVVLTRR; encoded by the coding sequence ATGAAGGCACTCGTGTACGGCGGGCCGGGCGAGAAGTCCTGGTCCGAGATCCCGGACCCCACGATCGTCGACCCGCGGGACGCGATCATCCGCGTCGACGCGGTCACCATCTGCGGGACCGACCTGCACATCCTCGGTGGCGACGTGCCCGAGGTCCAGCCGGGCCGGGTGCTCGGCCACGAGGCGGTCGGCACGGTCGTCGCGGTCGGCGACGGCGTCGCCAGCCTGAAGGTGGGTGACCGGGTCCTCGCCTCCTGCATCTCCGCCTGCGGCGTCTGCCGCTACTGCCGCGAGGGCGCCTACGGGCAGTGCCTCGGCGGAGGCGGCTGGATCCTCGGCCACACCGTCGACGGCGTGCAGGCCGAGTACGCCCGCATCCCGTTCGCCGACCTGTCCACGTACCGGCTGCCCGAGCAGGTCCCCGACGAGGCGGCCGTGCTGCTGGCCGACATCCTGCCCACCTCCTACGAGGTCGGCGTGCTCAACGGCCGGGTGCGTCCCGGCGACACCGTCGTGGTGGTCGGCGCCGGCCCGATCGGGCTGGCCGCCATCCAGACCGCCCGGCTCTACTCGCCGGCCCACATCGTGGCCGTCGACAAGGCGCAGAGCCGGCTCGACGCGGCCAAGCGGTTCGGCGCGGACCTGACCGTGCTCGCCGACGACGACCCGCTCGAGGTGGTCCGCTCGGTCACCGACGGGCTCGGCGCCGACGTGGCCGTCGAGGCGGTCGGCGTCCCGGCCACCTTCGAACTCTGCACCACCCTGGTACGCCCCGGCGGCCGGGTGGCCAACATCGGCGTGCACGGCAAGCCGGCCACCCTGCACCTGGAGCGGCTCTGGATCCGCGACATCACCATCACCACCGGCCTGGTCGACACCCGCACCACGCCGACGCTGCTGAACATGCTCGTCGCCGGCCAGCTCGACACGGCGCACATGGTGACCCACCGGTACCGGCTCGACGAGATCGTCGAGGCGTACGACGTCTTCGCCCGGCCGGCCGAGACCGGCGCCCTCAAGGTCGTCCTGACCCGTCGATGA
- a CDS encoding alpha/beta hydrolase — protein sequence MARIRCDFFSTALGMGTSMTVLLPEHGSAGIGMPGGASAADPPVLYLLHGLTDDDTIWTRRTSIERYVAPLGLAVVMPQVQRSFYCDEAHGNRYWTFLSEELPEVCRSYFRLSDRREDTFVAGLSMGGYGALKWALRRPDRFAAAASLSGALDVARRRHHPTTPLDPAVWHTVWGDRDVAGPEDDTMALLERAGDDLPALYVACGTEDFLYEDNTRFVDTARRRGLPVTVDFGPGDHDWAYWDARIQDVLAWLPLPGDG from the coding sequence ATGGCCCGGATCCGGTGTGACTTCTTCTCCACGGCGCTCGGCATGGGCACGTCGATGACCGTGCTGCTGCCCGAGCACGGCTCGGCCGGGATCGGCATGCCCGGCGGGGCGAGCGCCGCCGACCCGCCGGTGCTCTACCTGCTGCACGGCCTCACCGACGACGACACCATCTGGACCCGGCGCACCTCGATCGAGCGGTACGTCGCGCCGCTGGGCCTCGCCGTCGTCATGCCGCAGGTCCAGCGGAGCTTCTACTGCGACGAGGCGCACGGCAACCGGTACTGGACCTTCCTCAGCGAGGAGCTGCCGGAGGTCTGCCGGTCGTACTTCCGCCTCTCCGACCGGCGGGAGGACACGTTCGTGGCCGGCCTGTCCATGGGCGGCTACGGGGCGCTGAAGTGGGCGCTGCGCCGACCGGACCGGTTCGCCGCCGCGGCCAGCCTCTCCGGCGCGCTGGACGTCGCCCGGCGACGCCACCACCCGACGACCCCCCTGGACCCCGCCGTGTGGCACACCGTCTGGGGCGACCGGGACGTGGCGGGCCCGGAGGACGACACGATGGCGCTGCTCGAACGGGCCGGCGACGACCTGCCCGCCCTCTACGTGGCCTGTGGCACCGAGGACTTCCTGTACGAGGACAACACCCGCTTCGTCGACACGGCACGCCGCCGCGGGCTGCCGGTCACCGTGGACTTCGGCCCCGGCGACCACGACTGGGCGTACTGGGACGCGCGGATCCAGGACGTGCTGGCCTGGCTGCCGCTGCCCGGCGACGGCTGA
- a CDS encoding spore photoproduct lyase family protein produces MDEASRTRRHGKFGAVKYVYPPETMAELRSWFDRELAARLPTCRVLYWT; encoded by the coding sequence ATGGACGAGGCGTCGCGCACCCGCAGGCACGGCAAATTCGGCGCGGTCAAGTACGTCTACCCGCCGGAGACAATGGCGGAGCTGCGGTCCTGGTTCGACCGTGAGCTGGCGGCGCGGTTGCCGACCTGCCGGGTGCTCTACTGGACCTGA
- a CDS encoding elongation factor G yields MKTLNLGILAHVDAGKTSLTERLLHSAGVIDEPGSVDAGNTRTDTLALERQRGITIRSAVVSFAVAGTTVNLIDTPGHPDFIAEVERVLGVLDGAILVVSAVEGVQAQTRLLARTLHRLGIPTLFFVNKVDRAGADPDRVLRQIADRLTPEVVALGRVDATGTPAARWIPHPPGDPGHRARLVDLLSAHDDALLAAYVADERAATPDRLWEALVAQTARARVHPVLAGSAVTGAGVDALIDAVTALLPATAGDDHAPLSGTVFKVERGPAGEKVAYARIFAGTLRVRDRIRFGGGREARITALAVFDGGDATPGDAAGAGRIVRLHGLADVRVGDVLGVPPERPAGRRHFAPPTLETVVEPVRPADRPALHAALAQLAEQDPLINLRQDDRRREIAVSLYGEVQKEVIEATLAGDYGVPVTFRETTTVCVERVVGVGAAVEWIGRDPNPFLGTVGLRVEPGPVGGGVEFRLGIELGSMPLAFLKAVEETVRETLGQGLHGWAVIDCVVTLTHGGYWARQSHAHGVFDKSMSSTAGDFRNLTPLVLMTALSRAGTRVHEPVHRFRLDLPGDVVGAVLPVLAGLGAVPRGSTLRGTSYLIEGEVPAGRVHALEQRLPGLTRGEGVLEAEFDHYRPVRGPAPSRPRWDHDPLHRKEYLLAVARRVTGPR; encoded by the coding sequence GTGAAAACCCTCAATCTCGGCATCCTCGCCCATGTCGACGCCGGTAAGACCAGCCTGACCGAACGGCTGCTGCACAGTGCCGGGGTCATCGACGAGCCCGGCAGCGTCGACGCCGGCAACACCCGCACCGACACGCTGGCGCTGGAGCGGCAGCGGGGCATCACCATCCGCTCCGCGGTGGTCTCGTTCGCCGTGGCCGGCACCACGGTCAACCTCATCGACACCCCGGGCCACCCCGACTTCATCGCCGAGGTGGAACGCGTGCTCGGCGTGCTCGACGGCGCGATCCTCGTGGTCTCGGCCGTCGAGGGCGTCCAGGCCCAGACCCGCCTGCTGGCCCGCACCCTGCACCGCCTCGGCATCCCCACCCTGTTCTTCGTCAACAAGGTGGACCGGGCCGGCGCGGACCCGGACCGGGTGCTGCGCCAGATCGCCGACCGGCTCACCCCGGAGGTCGTGGCCCTCGGCCGGGTCGACGCCACCGGCACGCCGGCCGCCCGCTGGATCCCGCACCCGCCCGGGGACCCCGGCCACCGGGCCCGCCTGGTCGACCTGCTCTCCGCGCACGACGACGCGCTGCTGGCGGCCTACGTGGCCGACGAGCGGGCGGCCACCCCGGACCGGCTGTGGGAGGCGCTCGTCGCGCAGACCGCCCGGGCCCGGGTGCACCCGGTGCTCGCCGGCTCCGCCGTCACCGGGGCCGGGGTCGACGCGCTGATCGACGCCGTCACCGCGCTGCTCCCCGCCACCGCGGGCGACGACCACGCCCCGCTCTCCGGCACCGTCTTCAAGGTCGAGCGCGGCCCGGCCGGGGAGAAGGTCGCGTACGCCCGGATCTTCGCCGGCACCCTGCGGGTCCGCGACCGCATCCGCTTCGGCGGCGGCCGGGAGGCCCGGATCACCGCCCTGGCCGTCTTCGACGGCGGCGACGCCACGCCCGGCGACGCGGCCGGGGCCGGCCGGATCGTCCGGCTGCACGGGCTGGCCGACGTCCGCGTCGGGGACGTGCTCGGCGTCCCGCCCGAGCGGCCGGCCGGCCGGCGGCACTTCGCCCCGCCCACGCTGGAGACGGTTGTCGAACCGGTGCGCCCGGCCGACCGGCCGGCCCTGCACGCCGCCCTGGCCCAGCTCGCCGAGCAGGACCCGCTGATCAACCTGCGCCAGGACGACCGGCGCCGGGAGATCGCCGTGTCCCTCTACGGCGAGGTGCAGAAGGAGGTCATCGAGGCCACCCTCGCCGGCGACTACGGCGTGCCGGTCACCTTCCGGGAGACCACCACCGTCTGCGTGGAGCGGGTGGTCGGCGTCGGCGCCGCCGTCGAGTGGATCGGCCGGGACCCCAACCCGTTCCTGGGCACCGTCGGCCTGCGCGTCGAGCCCGGGCCGGTCGGCGGCGGCGTCGAGTTCCGGCTGGGCATCGAACTCGGCTCGATGCCACTGGCCTTCCTCAAGGCCGTCGAGGAGACCGTCCGGGAGACCCTGGGGCAGGGCCTGCACGGGTGGGCCGTCATCGACTGCGTGGTCACCCTCACCCACGGCGGCTACTGGGCCCGGCAGAGCCACGCCCACGGCGTGTTCGACAAGAGCATGTCCAGCACCGCCGGGGACTTCCGGAATCTCACCCCGCTGGTGCTCATGACCGCGCTGAGCCGCGCCGGCACCCGGGTCCACGAGCCGGTGCACCGGTTCCGGCTCGACCTCCCCGGCGACGTGGTGGGCGCCGTGCTGCCCGTGCTCGCCGGACTGGGCGCGGTGCCCCGCGGCAGCACCCTGCGCGGCACGTCCTACCTGATCGAGGGGGAGGTGCCCGCCGGGCGGGTGCACGCGCTGGAGCAGCGGCTGCCCGGGCTCACCCGCGGCGAGGGCGTTCTGGAGGCCGAGTTCGACCACTACCGCCCGGTGCGCGGGCCCGCCCCGAGCCGGCCGCGCTGGGACCACGACCCGCTGCACCGCAAGGAATACCTGCTCGCCGTGGCGCGTCGGGTCACCGGCCCGCGCTGA
- a CDS encoding DUF6058 family natural product biosynthesis protein: MDWRRRVAERFREVNGEHPMTAADDAYVSGQFVTLDALCAASGRDADGVRRLMLDGRLPLPGYLRSDGAEMVPADLFALAERAGGVDALPGWFVGHWADPERGTAEWDAYLSGRYVCLRAVTPGSIRRKDELTAAIGAAPAEPDAGSAAWLDRLHALVDELDALEPAFTGYDRLRFGGPTSRDTCVDAVRARYPRRVSAGR, from the coding sequence ATGGACTGGCGGCGGCGCGTGGCGGAGCGGTTCCGGGAGGTCAACGGGGAGCATCCGATGACGGCGGCGGACGACGCGTACGTCAGCGGGCAGTTCGTCACGCTCGACGCGCTCTGCGCGGCGTCCGGGCGGGACGCGGACGGCGTACGCCGGTTGATGCTGGACGGGCGGCTGCCGCTGCCGGGCTACCTGCGCTCGGACGGCGCGGAGATGGTGCCGGCGGACCTGTTCGCGCTGGCCGAGCGGGCCGGCGGGGTGGACGCGCTGCCCGGGTGGTTCGTGGGGCACTGGGCGGACCCGGAGCGCGGCACGGCGGAGTGGGACGCCTACCTCAGCGGCCGGTACGTCTGCCTGCGCGCGGTCACGCCCGGGTCGATCCGGCGCAAGGACGAGTTGACCGCGGCGATCGGGGCCGCGCCGGCCGAGCCGGACGCCGGGTCGGCGGCCTGGCTCGACCGGCTGCACGCCCTGGTCGACGAGCTGGACGCGCTGGAGCCGGCGTTCACCGGCTACGACCGGCTCCGGTTCGGCGGCCCGACTTCCCGGGACACCTGCGTGGACGCGGTGCGGGCCCGGTATCCGCGGCGGGTCAGCGCGGGCCGGTGA
- a CDS encoding RtcB family protein → MGFTPLAGTRAPVRVWTDPYTIEAQAARQLRNIGALPWVQGVAVMPDVHFGKGATVGSVIAMRQAVSPAAVGVDIGCGMSAVRTSLTAADLPDDLGPLRSAIEAAIPVGFAMRDDAVDPRRVRGLEQGGWDEFWRRFGTLDRKVAQLETRAQRQLGTLGGGNHFVEVCLEQGGPDDGRVWLMLHSGSRNIGKELAERHMAVARGLPHNVDLPDRDLAVFLAGTPEMDAYRRDLWWAQEYARRNRAVMLALLCGVVRDEFPRVAYDEPISCHHNYVAEETYDGVEVLVTRKGAIRAGRGDLGIIPGSMGTGSYIVRGKGNLDAYCSASHGAGRRMSRGQAKRTYSTADLAAQTAGVECRKDAGVVDEIPGAYKDITQVMAQQEDLVEVVAHLKQVVCVKG, encoded by the coding sequence ATGGGTTTCACCCCGCTGGCCGGTACCCGGGCGCCGGTCCGGGTCTGGACCGACCCGTACACGATCGAGGCGCAGGCGGCCCGGCAGCTGCGCAACATCGGCGCGCTGCCCTGGGTGCAGGGCGTCGCCGTCATGCCGGACGTGCACTTCGGCAAGGGCGCCACGGTCGGCTCGGTCATCGCCATGCGGCAGGCCGTCTCGCCCGCCGCGGTCGGCGTCGACATCGGCTGCGGCATGTCCGCGGTCCGCACCTCGCTCACCGCGGCCGACCTGCCCGACGACCTCGGCCCGCTGCGGAGTGCCATCGAGGCGGCCATCCCGGTCGGCTTCGCCATGCGCGACGACGCCGTGGACCCGCGCCGGGTCCGCGGCCTGGAGCAGGGTGGCTGGGACGAGTTCTGGCGGCGCTTCGGCACCCTCGACCGGAAGGTGGCGCAGCTGGAGACCCGGGCGCAGCGCCAGCTGGGCACCCTCGGCGGCGGGAACCACTTCGTCGAGGTCTGCCTGGAGCAGGGCGGTCCCGACGACGGCCGGGTCTGGCTGATGCTGCACTCCGGTTCCCGCAACATCGGCAAGGAACTGGCCGAGCGGCACATGGCGGTGGCCCGCGGGCTGCCGCACAACGTCGACCTGCCCGACCGGGACCTCGCGGTGTTCCTGGCCGGGACCCCGGAGATGGACGCCTACCGCCGGGACCTCTGGTGGGCGCAGGAGTACGCGCGCCGCAACCGCGCCGTCATGCTCGCCCTGCTCTGCGGGGTGGTCCGGGACGAGTTCCCGCGGGTCGCGTACGACGAGCCGATCTCCTGCCACCACAACTACGTGGCGGAGGAGACCTACGACGGGGTCGAGGTGCTGGTGACCCGCAAGGGCGCCATCCGGGCCGGCCGGGGCGACCTGGGCATCATCCCGGGGTCGATGGGCACCGGGTCGTACATCGTGCGCGGCAAGGGCAACCTCGACGCGTACTGCTCGGCGTCGCACGGGGCCGGGCGGCGGATGTCGCGCGGGCAGGCGAAGCGGACGTACAGCACCGCCGACCTGGCAGCGCAGACGGCGGGCGTCGAGTGCCGCAAGGACGCCGGCGTGGTCGACGAGATCCCCGGCGCGTACAAGGACATCACCCAGGTGATGGCCCAGCAGGAGGACCTGGTCGAGGTGGTCGCCCACCTCAAGCAGGTCGTCTGCGTGAAGGGTTGA